One Amaranthus tricolor cultivar Red isolate AtriRed21 chromosome 1, ASM2621246v1, whole genome shotgun sequence DNA window includes the following coding sequences:
- the LOC130807840 gene encoding protein ALP1-like, with protein sequence MDRIMQSLRRKRRLKQLQLVVTNVVVVLMMYWVWYITSIATVRGVELIQSKRDRKILRLKIMHRLIQESDVHCKSELRVNRQTFNIICEMLKEIGGLTRTKNMSLDEIVAMFLYTLAHHKKNRSIAHFFIRSGETVSRQFNLCLRAILKLHEHLLYKPTPILEECEDERWKPFKNCLGALDGTYVNVTVHPQGRGKYRTRKATMFVFFAMLSLGQMALGFLEVNLTCNYYLVDGGYTNFEGFLAPYRGQLYHLKEWTDRQPQTAEEYYNMKHARARNVIERCFGLLKGRWSILRSPSFFPIRTQGRIVMACCLFHNLIRKVMPTDDVEEENMSNDNSDNDSDDEKYVSSRFV encoded by the exons ATGGATCGAATTATGCAATCCTTACGGAGAAAAAGACGTCTAAAACAACTTCAATTGGTAGTAACAAATGTAGTTGTAGTTCTTATGATGTATTGGGTTTGGTATATAACAAGTATTGCTACGGTTAGGGGTGTTGAATTGATCCAAAGTAAAAGAGATAGAAAAATATTGCGCTTAAAAATTATGCATCGCTTAATACAAGAAAGTGATGTGCATTGTAAAAGTGAACTTCGGGTTAATAGACAaacctttaatattatttgtgagATGCTTAAGGAGATTGGAGGCCTCACTCGGACAAAAAATATGTCTCTTGATGAGATAGTTGCCATGTTTTTGTACACTTTAGCTcaccataaaaaaaatagatctaTTGCTCACTTTTTCATAAGAAGTGGAGAGACCGTGAGTCGGCAATTCAACTTATGTCTGAGGGCTATACTTAAGTTGCATGAGCATTTGCTTTACAAGCCCACACCAATATTAGAAGAATGTGAAGACGAAAGGTGGAAACCTTTTAAG aaTTGTTTAGGAGCATTGGATGGTACCTACGTAAATGTAACTGTACATCCCCAAGGTCGTGGTAAATATCGGACAAGAAAAGCTACGATGTTCGTGTTCTTCGCAATGCTCTCACTAGGCCAAATGGCTTTAGGGTTCCTAGAGGTAAATTTAACAT GTAACTATTATTTGGTCGATGGGGGATATACAAACTTTGAGGGTTTTCTTGCTCCATATAGAGGGCAACTATATCATCTTAAGGAATGGACAGATAGACAACCACAAACTGCAGAAGAGTATTACAATATGAAGCATGCTCGAGCAAGAAATGTAATTGAAAGATGTTTTGGGTTACTTAAAGGGAGATGGAGTATACTTAGAAGCCCCTCCTTTTTCCCTATTCGAACTCAAGGACGTATTGTGATGGCTTGTTgtttatttcataatttaataaGGAAAGTGATGCCCACAGATGATGTAGAAGAAGAGAATATGAGTAATGACAATTCCGATAACGATTCTGATGATGAA AAATACGTTAGCTCAAGATTTGTTTAA